The genomic interval AAAATATAGCCATTGATCATTTTCGAAAGCAAAAAAGTTTCTATTCATTTGATAGCGAAATTCCTATTCATATAAAAGATGAACAGCCACTTCCTGATGAGATTACACTGCAAAAAGAACAGCTGGATTGGATTAAACAGTTACTTAGATGCTGTACAGCGGATCAAAAAAAGGTCATTTATTGTAGGTATTTAAAAGAAATGTCTATTGGAGAAACAGCAATCAATTTAGGCTGGTCTGAAAGCAAGGTGAAGACAACACAGCATCGAGCCTTAAAGCTACTTAAAAGAAGCCTAGTAAACTCTTCAAATATGGGTGTGGCTTTGAAATAAGCGGCACTAAGAATAGCTAGGGGGATATGAAGGAAGTGGGGGATAATACTTGCTATCTCTTGTTCATTTTCTAATTCGTAAATGTATGTAAAAAGAAATAAGTGGAGGATGCCCCCACTTATCTCTATGTTTATTTTATTCCCTTCATCTTGTTCTGAATCATTGGTGATAAAAAGAAAAGGATAATACTTAAGAAAATAGCTGCTCCACCTAAAAGACCAAAGTATGCAACTTCTGATATTTTTGTAAATAACGGAGCAATTTGTGCATTTAACGCTTGCGCTGCTGCACTTGATAAAAACCAAAGACTCATCGTTTGTGCAGAGAAGGCCTCTGGCGCAAGCTTCGTTGTTGCGGATAAACCTACCGGAGATATACATAGCTCCCCAACTACTACAAGGAAATAGCTTAATACTAACCATAATGGGCTTACTAGTGTACTCTCTCCACTTATATAGGCTGGTAACATCATGATGATGAAGGATAAACCAGCAAACAATAACGCAATGGAAAACTTCTTAGAAACAGAAGGCTGACGATTACCTAACTTCACCCAAATCCACGCAAATACTGGTGCAAAAATAATGATGAACAATGGATTGATGGATTGGAAAATTGTCGGTGAAAGACTTAAACCAGCAAACTCTAATTGTGTTCGTTTATCAGCGTAGGTAGCAAGAATTGTAGATCCTTGTTCTTGAATAGCCCAAAACATAACAGCAGCTAAGAACAATGGAATATACGCAATCAATCTAGAACGCTCATCACGAGTTGTTTTTGGACTGCGATACATAACTGTGAAATAAATCGCTGGAATTAAGAATCCAAGAATTCCGATAATCGTGATAAATGAATCAAATGTAAGCCAACCTAAAGAAATAGTAATGGCTACAATAATGGCAAGGACAACTATACCAATACCAATGGAAGAAAATACTTTTTTCTTTTCATCTTTTGACAATGGATTTGGCACAACTGTACCAGCAAGTCCTAGATTCTTCTTCTTTGTTACCATGAATACAATTAATCCTAATAACATACCAACTGCCGCAAGTCCGAAACCAAGATGGAAGCTATAATTCATTCCAATCTCTCCGACGATAATTGGTGCTAGGAAACCACCAAGGTTAATACCCATGTAGAAAATACTAAAACCAGCATCACGACGAGCGTCTTCTGGGCTATACATCTCCCCAACAATGCTTGATACGTTCGGTTTTAATAATCCTGTTCCGATAACAATTAAGACCATTGAAATAAAGAACATCGTAATACTGCCTGGAACTGCCAAAACAATATGACCAAGCATGATGAAAATACCACCATAGAAAACGGCCATAGACGTTCCAAAAATTCTATCTGCAAACCATCCGCCAATAATACCGGACATATAGACAAGGGAACCGTAAATAGAAACTATAGCAATTGCAGTTCCCTCCGAGATACCTAATCCGCCTTTAGATACTTCATAGTACATATAATAAACCAGGATGGCTCTCATTCCATAATAGGAAAACCTCTCCCAAAATTCTGTAAAGAAAAGTGTGAATAATCCTTTAGGGTGCCCAAAAAATCCCTTTTGGGGAACACTGTCCACAATTTTCTGTTTATTTGATTCTGACATGATGAAACCTCCTCTATTATTTTAATATAATACTGAAAAGATACTAGATTTGTCAAAAAAATTTTTGATGAAACATGTAGATAGGAAAATATATGTTTTTTTTCTTTTTGAAGTCAAAATAATAAGTGTTTTATGAAAATAATAAATATTTCTAATATAATTATTTTTGGATTCTTGGCTTATTAATAA from Niallia sp. FSL W8-0635 carries:
- a CDS encoding RNA polymerase sigma factor, with the protein product MGSIEELYRQYNQELIHFLIYLGVKKEEVEDLVQEVFIRVLKTKCLFKGESSARTWLYTIAKNIAIDHFRKQKSFYSFDSEIPIHIKDEQPLPDEITLQKEQLDWIKQLLRCCTADQKKVIYCRYLKEMSIGETAINLGWSESKVKTTQHRALKLLKRSLVNSSNMGVALK
- a CDS encoding peptide MFS transporter, yielding MSESNKQKIVDSVPQKGFFGHPKGLFTLFFTEFWERFSYYGMRAILVYYMYYEVSKGGLGISEGTAIAIVSIYGSLVYMSGIIGGWFADRIFGTSMAVFYGGIFIMLGHIVLAVPGSITMFFISMVLIVIGTGLLKPNVSSIVGEMYSPEDARRDAGFSIFYMGINLGGFLAPIIVGEIGMNYSFHLGFGLAAVGMLLGLIVFMVTKKKNLGLAGTVVPNPLSKDEKKKVFSSIGIGIVVLAIIVAITISLGWLTFDSFITIIGILGFLIPAIYFTVMYRSPKTTRDERSRLIAYIPLFLAAVMFWAIQEQGSTILATYADKRTQLEFAGLSLSPTIFQSINPLFIIIFAPVFAWIWVKLGNRQPSVSKKFSIALLFAGLSFIIMMLPAYISGESTLVSPLWLVLSYFLVVVGELCISPVGLSATTKLAPEAFSAQTMSLWFLSSAAAQALNAQIAPLFTKISEVAYFGLLGGAAIFLSIILFFLSPMIQNKMKGIK